The genomic window GAGGCTAGTGAAACGAGATTAGAGACCGCCATCTCCCAAAGTTTCCTCTCGAAAGACCATAGGCTGGTCATACAGGAGTCAGTACTACTCACAGCAATACCAAATGATCTTGCGCAGACCCCTGGCCTTGAACATGCCATAAAGCGTCGGGATTAAGGGATACAAGCTCTGGGCAGGCAGATTGATAGATCCAAGGATAGTGCCGCCCTGGGAGTTGCTCAAGTCAGCGAAACTGTGACAATAACTACGTGACGGATGGCAGAGCTCGAGAGCAGGCTGACCTCATAGTCGTCGCGTCGTAAATCGACGAGCACAAAGTCCGCACCGGCCACGCCGCCGACCTGCCTCATCAATTTAAGGAGCTGTTCACGCGTCATGCTTCCTGGCTGACGCTCCGGAGCCGGGTACTTGACATGCCACTGAGCTATACCGGCCTGCTGTTGTGAAGCCATTGTGGTGCTGGTTAATCCTGGGTCGGCATTTAGGGTACCACAAACAAGCTCGGCGAAGACTGAATCTTTGGAACATTGGAAAGTGCTGATGTTGTTTGATCGCCCAGAGGCTTGCTCTCGGATATGGGCAGCCCGGCTACGCCAACTTCCCCTGAGCTGGCGCAGCGCTGGCTTTTGCCTCAAACAAATGGAAGTCAAACAATCAGAGCCGTTCTCACGTTGAAGAAGGTCAGAGATGATTCGTCCAAAATGATTTCTTATCATATTCTATATACAAGAACCCAGCATCAATTCTTATAAATTGCATTGACATGCACGTATTACAACTATGAGGTCCATGTTTTCCGGGCGATTCCAATATCCCCTCGAGCAACCATTATTTTCCAAGAAACCAAACACCAACCTCTCGATGGGGGCATTCCACTtgtgaagagaagagaacaaAGGAAAAAAGGTCTTAAAAAGACCGGCATGAGCGTAGAGCGCTCATAGCTACACCGCTCCCTGGTATCAAACGCAGGATATTGATCTAGAAACGTGGGCTCCCCGACGACGACTGGGGCCTCCCATTCGGTTCAACAAACCCAGCCCGCGGACCCAGCACAGCGTCAAAGAACCCGCTGCTCCTTCGTGCCGGATGTGGCACACTCTCCGCTCGGGCATTCTGTGGTCGTATCTCAAAGGAACGTGGCGTAGCTCCAAAGTTGGAGCTTGTTTGTCTCGGCAGGCTTCGTGACACGGGCTCTGTTGTTTTGAAGATCTCTGAGTGCGTGGATACGACGGCTTGTGCTGCTAGTTGTTGGAGGTAATCGTTGTCTGGCATCAAGGTGGCTGGGATGGGTGATGATTGGGCTCTGGACATGTCGGGTTTAGGGGCTAGGAGTCGTCTAGGGTTACCAGCTGTTGTCAGTGGCCGAGGCGCGGCCACTGAAGGAGGGGAAATCGTTGTAGGAGGCGCCCTCTCTGTAGGAGCGTCGGTTGTCGGAGGGGCAGTCTTGACTGCCGGAGCGATCGTAACTGGGCGGACGGTGGTCACTGGAGGGGCAGTTCCTATTTGATGCTCAGACCTGGGCTCGTGAGGGTGACTGCGCGAGGTCTCGGGAGCTGGCTGGTTGGGGACTGACTGGTTGGTCGGCACTGTAGGTGATGTACCGTTTGCCATCGCGGCGTCGCCCCCGTCTTTGTCTTGAAGAAGTGAATCCAAAAGGGAATCGCTAGAGTTTGGTCGTAAAAAGTCGTTTCCTGATGTGATGAGATCGGTCGGGTTGCTGAGTGGCTGGAAGCTTATGAGACCATCAATCTCGGAATCAGAagaatcatcatcatccacaaCGATGGGACGATTTTGGCCAGCCTCGTCTTTGTTGGCAGTAAAAGCAGGATCGCCGATGGTCGTAGCTTTGTTGTCATTTGCTTCCGGGACTGGGCTCTGCTCCCCATCCTCTGGCTGTGGAGTCTCCTGCGGCGGCGTGGTAAAAACATCTTGATGAGCCAAGTCTTGCCGTGACTCCTCATGCTCATCGGTGTCGTTTCCATTGCCGGGTGAACCAGTCAGTGTGTCCATGTGAAGTGGCTCTCCTCTCTCCAGAATATCTGACTCCAGACGAGGAACCGGAGATTCAGTCCCGACTAAATATCAAGAGTTAGGGAAAATCATAGGTATGTGTGACAAGATAAACTCACTTCTGACAATGGTGTCAGGGTTCTGGCTCTTCTGGTTCTCGATAAACTCGGCAACGGACTCTCTCTGAAGGATGCTCATGTCATGTGAGTCAAAGTGCTTCAGGTCAGCAACAGGAACCCATCCAACAGAACTCTCCTCAGGAAACTTGAGCTCATCGAAGTAAACAACTGGGAATTGACGCTTCGAGACCAAAGCACCTCCTTCCTCATAACCCTCAGCCCACTCCCCCGCTTCGCCATCGGCGGCATAGCAAGATGGCGTGTCGTCCAACAGTCCCGTGTCCAGCAGCGTCCCCTTGAAACCAATATGCTGGAAGCTTCCCCAGGGCAGAATGAGAACCGGATAGAAGCTCCTGGAGCTCTTCCAGTAAGCGGCGTAGATCTCGCCTGCTTTGGGGTTCATGATACCAGACACAACCTGACTGCTGCGAGTGTGAGGGTGGCCAGGTATTACCGCGCGGGGTTCAGCAGTACCGCCGTCGAATCGTGGTCGTCTCGGGCGCTTGATCGTCGCGGGGACTCCAAGTCCCTGGTCGAAAGCCTCTTGGGCCACCTGGTTATTCATCTCCACCCTCGTTGGAGTGCAGTTCTTGACCAGCGTGCCCAGAATACTAACAGCCAGTTCATGCTTCCTGGGCAAGTTGCCATGAACGGCAGTCGCCAGGTGTTTGGCGGCACCAAGGATCGGGTCGTTGGTAAAGTGCTGACCATGTTCTTTGCACTCTAGAATGTACCAGTTGCCGTCTTTGCGAGGGTAGCGAGCGATCGTGTACTTGATTTCGGCCTTTCCATCTTGAAAGACTTGGTCAAAGTCGATAGACTTCTGGGTCAGGGGATCGTCGACGCGAGGACGTTTTTCTGGCTCGTTTCTCGACCCAGACGGGCTTGCCGGCCTCTTGCGCTGACTCCCAGCTGGTCGAGCACCTGAGTGGCCCTGAAGAGTCGTCCCATTTTGTTGGTTCGAAGCAGAGGGAGAGTCTGTCTGGGACTGGGCTTGGCTGGGCCGTGGTGAACTCGGATCTGGAGGTCGCCACCTTTCTGGACTCTGTTGGCGCGCTGTGGTATTTTGATCTGCCTGAGGCTCGCCATTTGGCTGGGACTTGTCTTGGCTTGTCCCCGTATCCTCATGAGATTCCTGCTCTCTCTCTCGACCCTGGCTCGCCTCAACGCGTGTATTCGTAGTGGGCTTTGGTGGCTGGACTTGGTTCTCTCGAGCAGCGGAAGGCTCTGGCTGCGGATCCGAGTCGTCAGACATAGGTGCATCCTCTTCAACGGATGTCGGTTTCCCCTGGAGCTCTCTCATCCATCTGCCTGCAAGATCAGCACCCACAATCTGGACAAACGAAGCAAAGAACTTCTTGTGTCGCTCTTCTACTTCTTCCGCAAAAGCGCGATCCTTGGTGTCCTTGGTAGATGCATGCTCCTGTTCAAGCTCCTTTAGCTGACCAGCATACCGAACAAGCCGGTCTCCGGTTGAAGTCACGTCGCTTTCAGGATCCAGCCCTATGAGTGACCTGAGCTCCTGGTCAATGACGGCTCTTTGCGCTGCATGTTTGTCTTGGAATATCTCCTGGGgtgtcttgatcttctgTTTCTCCTGGCATTCCGCGAACCAGGCTGTAACTTCGGATtgcttggctgctgctgcgtcGGCAATGTCGCTCAttttggtgatggtggcGTCACCTGACCGATCCTGTATGCTTCACTTTAGTTACTGCGTCGCTGTCAAAGTTCATGGCCAGCATCGCGCCCGACCTGACCAGCAGAGGCGTCAAACTAACCTGGCCTCCTCGGTGATTGTTAGAATACGTGGGTGCAACGCGTCTTGAGCGGCATTTGGCGGTGCTTCAGTGCCATCAAATGATGGGAAACCAACAGTCAGTAAGCCTGTTGGGAGGCAATGACTTTTATCCGTACAGTCCGCCAGTCTGATTGCCCCCTGTCCAATAGGGAGGCAACCCGGAAAGCACCCCAGCCTCTTGACGGTTTGTCCGTTGGTTGCCTATGCTGTGCTACCAACACCCAGCAGTCTTGACGGCGGTGGCCAATAAGCGTCGAGAGCAAACAACTTGGCGTCGCGACGTGGCTTGGACGCGTGGAATTAGTCTTGTTATCTCTTCTCCCGAAGAGGTGGTTTGGGCAAATGAGGCGAGGCGCTGCTGACTCTCGTTACTATATTTCTTTTGCTGTGTAAACTTAACTTGGTTAACGGTGTCGCTAGCGGGTTGACGTTTCATGTGTGTCGTTGAATACAGAACTGCCGATCTACTGTCGGCAGATTAATTGCAAGGGGTAACCGGCCGGTCAGCCCTTAACACGGATGCCTTGCAAGGGCTTTTCCTGCCTTTTTAATCTCCTCTGCCGGGTAGGATGAGTGGCGTACTTGATCAATCAAGCCTCATACTACGTAGTAGGCTTCAAGTCGGTATATCACAATTACAGGGGACCAATAGTGGGCGTCGTGTACGGAGTAGCGGGCTTATCAATTAACAAACATGCAGCCATCCACGGCGACCAGTCATCAAAACATGGCAGTTCCACTCTCTACTAGTAGCGGCAAAAGCCATCAAGTAGATTAGAAAGTTGATCAAGCTCCACTGGGGAGACTATCGTGAGTGTTGACAAGTTCCCCTCAGATATCGGATCCCAGATTTAAAGCCGGCTACCTTCGGCCAATATTTCGAGACTTTACGACACAATAATAAATCGCGCCCTTTCTTCGTTCCGACCGACAACCGAACTAAcagattataaatactagACATGCCAGACCATCGATTTTAATTCTCCGTCATCTTCACACTTGTATCAGGCCGTTCAATCGATCTCCACAACCAACATGTACTCCCCAAAAGTCGGTGACGGGCTAGATAGCCTCGACACCCCATCCATGATTGTCGACCTGGACCTCATGGAAGCCAATatcaagaagctctttgATAGTCTCCTACCCACCGGTCTCAATATTCGCCCTCATCTCAAGACTACGAAAAGCGCCATCCTCGCTCACAAGCTTGTCGCCGCGGGCGCAAAAGGCTGCTGCGTGGCCAAGGTCTCAGAAGCCGAGGCTATCACAGCTGCGGGGTTTGATgacatcctcatcacttGCGAAATTATCGGCCCCGTCAAGGTGAAGAGGCTTGTTGAGCTGTTCAGGAAGCACAATACGATAAGAATCGTGGTGGATAGCGAGGTTGGCGCGACCGCCATCAACGACGCGTTGGAAAAGTCTGGCATCACGGAGCCCATTTCTGTCTTGGTTGATTTGGATGTGGGACTTCGTCGCACGGGTGTCGCTGCTGGAGAACCAGCTGTAGCACTCGCAAAGCATATCAGCAGCCTGAAACACCTACGCTTGATCGGAATTCAAGGATACGAGGGTCACTTGCAGCATCTCCACAGCAGAGAGGACCGCAAGAGACAGTGCCTCGAGTCGATGAAGATCCTCACCGACACTGCTGATCTACTACGCAAGGAGGGCTTCAACATGGATGTGGTTACCACAGGCGGAACAGGCACAGCTGAGTTCTGCGCTACTGTACCTGGCGTGACAGAACTGCAGCCCGgatccttcatcttcatggACACAGACTACCGCAACGCCGTGGGCACCTTTTACTCCAACAGCCTGACCCTCCTGTCCACAGTCGTCAGCAAGCAGGGCGACAGACAAGTCACGATCGACACTGGCCTCAAGTCATTGACTACAGACAGCGGACTGGCCGAGTGCAAGGATCCGAGGTATAAGCACCAGAACCTAGGCGATGAGCACGGCTCGTTGAGCTGGGACGAGGGAACAGCGGCTTTGGAGGTTGGTGATAGGGTCGAGATGATTCCTAGCCATATCGACCCGACCATCAACTTGCACGACTTTTACTACGCTTATCGGAAGGGGGTTATTGAGGAGATATGGCCTGTTGACTCGAGGGGAAAAGTCCAATAAGAATATTCTCCTTATGCTCTCTtgataataaaaccttttcaTAGTGATAGTTAGTTTATGATTATGCTATCAATGCCTAGACTAAAATATTCATATGTGCAGCAGGACCGGAAACACTGACGCCTGTAGAGATATTGATGAAGGCACGTAGCTATCAGGAGTATTGGTATCAAGTTGAGACACTTAAAAAGAGAGAAGTATGCAAGGGTGGGACGTGTATAGAGTTGCATCCAGAAAGATTTACTGGAAAGTAAGAGCCAAGTAATTTGCTTCCCTTGGCATGCTAGCCTTCTACAAAATACACTGGTTCACCTTTTGACTGCCAAAAGATACA from Fusarium falciforme chromosome 2, complete sequence includes these protein-coding regions:
- a CDS encoding D-ser-dehydrat domain-containing protein, whose protein sequence is MYSPKVGDGLDSLDTPSMIVDLDLMEANIKKLFDSLLPTGLNIRPHLKTTKSAILAHKLVAAGAKGCCVAKVSEAEAITAAGFDDILITCEIIGPVKVKRLVELFRKHNTIRIVVDSEVGATAINDALEKSGITEPISVLVDLDVGLRRTGVAAGEPAVALAKHISSLKHLRLIGIQGYEGHLQHLHSREDRKRQCLESMKILTDTADLLRKEGFNMDVVTTGGTGTAEFCATVPGVTELQPGSFIFMDTDYRNAVGTFYSNSLTLLSTVVSKQGDRQVTIDTGLKSLTTDSGLAECKDPRYKHQNLGDEHGSLSWDEGTAALEVGDRVEMIPSHIDPTINLHDFYYAYRKGVIEEIWPVDSRGKVQ